The following proteins are co-located in the Brevibacillus laterosporus DSM 25 genome:
- a CDS encoding LysM peptidoglycan-binding domain-containing protein: MEGRDVGKRMEGQQDTLLGLPPRKTRLKNHKKQAQKKQVNRTSTEKLSAKNDNEESSKPVKASTKLTSGGGWKVIVPLAGAVVVAGVLFIWKEMNTSQTTSFFSENHTRTDAIASGTGISVTGPEPLVNREGADQSNVATTGIQKKLDDEKPTNNSSLAMEGEKGEGGTKVTAKPIGSSTPSANKPTADQKTSSPASVSPSNKPEPTKSEQKPAKKIKSKLYKVKRGDNLHKISRAYYGNNNGVNRIATFNGLDTEAPLIEGKTLYIPVD, encoded by the coding sequence ATGGAAGGTAGAGATGTTGGTAAGCGAATGGAAGGGCAACAGGACACCCTGCTCGGCTTACCACCTAGAAAAACAAGGTTAAAAAATCATAAAAAACAAGCACAAAAAAAGCAAGTAAATCGTACAAGCACAGAAAAGCTATCAGCAAAGAATGATAACGAAGAATCTAGTAAACCAGTAAAAGCCTCGACTAAACTCACCAGTGGAGGAGGATGGAAGGTGATTGTTCCGCTAGCGGGTGCAGTTGTCGTGGCAGGTGTATTGTTCATCTGGAAAGAGATGAATACGTCACAAACGACATCTTTTTTTAGCGAAAACCACACGCGAACAGATGCAATTGCTTCGGGGACAGGAATTTCAGTTACGGGGCCCGAACCTCTTGTAAATAGGGAAGGGGCAGATCAGTCAAATGTAGCAACAACAGGAATACAAAAGAAGCTAGATGACGAGAAACCAACAAATAATTCATCGTTGGCGATGGAAGGAGAAAAAGGAGAGGGAGGAACGAAAGTCACTGCTAAACCTATTGGTAGCTCTACCCCATCTGCTAATAAACCTACTGCTGACCAGAAAACTAGTAGCCCAGCTTCAGTCTCACCATCAAACAAACCTGAACCAACTAAAAGCGAACAAAAACCTGCAAAAAAAATAAAAAGTAAATTGTATAAAGTAAAAAGAGGAGATAATTTACATAAGATTTCCCGTGCTTACTATGGTAATAATAATGGAGTAAATCGAATCGCAACTTTTAATGGTCTCGATACAGAAGCCCCATTAATAGAGGGAAAAACACTTTACATTCCCGTTGATTAA